A stretch of Physeter macrocephalus isolate SW-GA chromosome 1, ASM283717v5, whole genome shotgun sequence DNA encodes these proteins:
- the CCDC54 gene encoding LOW QUALITY PROTEIN: coiled-coil domain-containing protein 54 (The sequence of the model RefSeq protein was modified relative to this genomic sequence to represent the inferred CDS: inserted 2 bases in 1 codon; deleted 1 base in 1 codon; substituted 3 bases at 3 genomic stop codons), whose amino-acid sequence MYKLHTKRVNAAAGQMWNSNFSEIRQSLKNAYHTCKNQHPNSTRYPTMISYDCDQDDVNADEEVNVIVMLXDIKTAQIEILRQVTDTVGPVPKIQERTDFYQKQMEVLETRTNVSEDKQCTITKDIFSLKEDIDALKKKVTELENQNSCSNIHCLEVLHREKDKEIIELLHKLIQPETLKNTLASTDLEISAEPEKVPSYPKPTNHLEEKTISPXIKAPKKSNHXNALRSFQNGKSNICIYPDFNTWIKLTFVRGGKCRFFLSATKLEKFIQWLLCRPAIPPXVITQRYCPLTGPIVSLTTICLSVFNCIYCLFGSSKEEVTRLQSNFLLCLVQNKCNLAISSIHTSLWLL is encoded by the exons ATGTACAAACTTCACACCAAAAGGGTAAATGCTGCTGCTGGGCAGATGTGGAATTCAAATTTCTCCGAGATCAGACAATCTCTTAA aaatgcttaccATACATGTAAGAACCAGCACCCAAATTCAACTAGATATCCAACTATGATTTCCTATGATTGTGATCAAGATGACGTAAATGCTGATGAAGAAGTGAATGTTATAGTAATGCTCTGAGATATTAAAACTGCCCAGATTGAAATCCTCAGGCAAGTGACTGACACTGTGGGTCCAGTACCAAAAATCCAGGAAAGGACTGACTTTTATCAGAAGCAAATGGAGGTACTGGAAACCAGAACGAATGTTAGTGAAGACAAACAGTGCACAATAACTAAAGATATCTTCTCTCTGAAGGAAGACATTGATGCTTTAAAGAAAAAGGTGACAGAATTGGAAAACCAGAATTCTTGCTCCAATATACATTGTTTAGAGGTTCTGCATagagaaaaggataaagagaTCATAGAACTTCTTCACAAACTCATACAACCAGAAACTTTGAAGAACACATTGGCCTCTACAGAC CTTGAAATCTCAGCAGAACCAGAGAAAGTGCCCAGTTATCCCAAGCCCACTAATCATCTTGAGGAAAAAACAATTTCTCCCTAAATTAAAGCTCCAAAGAAAAGTAATCATTAAAATGCATTAAGAAGCTTTCAAAACGGAAAgtcaaatatttgtatttacCCAGACTTTAATACATGGATCAAGCTAACTTTTGTCCGTGGAGGAAAGTGCAGATTTTTCCTCAGTGCAACCAAGTTAGAAAAATTCATCCAGTGGCTTCTTTGTAGGCCAGCCATCCCTCC AGTCATAACCCAGAGATATTGTCCACTCACTGGGCCTATTGTAAGCTTGACCACAATCTGTCTCTCTGTTTTCAACTGTATTTACTGTCTTTTTGGTTCCTCAAAAGAGGAAGTAACTCGACTACAGAGTAATTTTCTGCTTTGCTtggtacaaaataaatgtaaCCTGGCCATTTCGAGCATTCACACATCTTTGTGGTTGCTGTGA